A window of Danio aesculapii chromosome 16, fDanAes4.1, whole genome shotgun sequence genomic DNA:
TATAAAGTTGAGAATAATCATAAAATCATTTCAGCTTTACACAGTggttaaaaaaatcacaatgttgTAATCATGTACTGTTTTGTAAAGTCGTGAACGATCATAAAATGAGAACGAAAATAAATTTCAGCTTTACACAGTagttaaaaaaatcacattactgCAATATTTAAGCTGAGAATGATCATAAAATCCTTTCACCTTTACactgtggtttaaaaaaaatcacaatattgcTATAACTTGCATTTAACTGATCATAAAACCAATTTCAATCATGATTTTGATGGTCCTTTCAAGACGATGAAAAGGATTTGTCTTTTCTTCCAGATCAGCATATTTTGGGAGAGCTGGAAAGAAAGAAGTTTCTTGTGTTTACACCTTCACGACGGGTCGGAGGAAAGCGTGTGGTCTGCTACGATGACCGTTTTATCGTCAAGCTCGCTCATGACCTGGACGGCATTATCGTGTCTAATGACACATACCGTGACCTGCAAAGTGAGCGTCCGGAGTGGAAGCGTTTCATCGAGGAGAGACTGCTCATGTACTCCTTTGTCAATGACAAGTAGGTTATTATGCTTTGGGATTGTCATTATGTTGTTCAATGGAAACACATTGGCTCATTTATTAGTTATACAATAAGATATATCCATTACTGATTTGATCTTTGGTTATTATGGTCTGTCTCTACTTAAAGAAatgcttgttttgttataaatttaattaatttcgtTGTAAATCTATATCCATAAATTTACTAATACCATAACATATTTTCCTGCTTTTCTGCAagaatttagtcattatttaaatactattttaatgtattttaaactttTTACCCTCAAGTTTATATTCATGTTCtttattttgttctctttcttACTATCCTTTTTCCATTATTATAgcaaactagggctgggcggtatgaCTAAAAACATATATTTCATGGTATGATTAATGTTATTTGATGGTAACAATATCAatgataaataaactgaaatactTCAGAATTAGCATCTGTTGCTCATTATTTAGCCACACCCACTTATTTACATGTCATAGTATACAcggaataaaaaaatctattgcaGTTGACGATGATTTATATCATCATACTGCCCTACTATTCTTCAAGACGCTTTTAGTAATCAATCATCTTATTGTACTGTATGATCTACTCCTAATTACTTTATCTTGTGCAGGTTCATGCCACCTGATGACCCTCTCGGCCGTCATGGTCCCAACTTGGATAATTTTCTTCGGAAAAAAACAATGTTGATTGACCACAAGCGGCAACTCTGTCCGTATGGTAAGCAGTTAGTTTATCAGCGTCTATCATtgagtattttaaatgtatattctgGAATATATCTTACGTTCTACTATACACTATAAACCACTTATTAAGCTTAATTTCTAGGGTTGTTAATTTAAGTCAAGGATATTATGAAtccaatttactttgacttgtatttcactgcagacaatacatcaaacattatttaatgtgttcctcatgatttttattcgTGGGTCATGTTGTCtttgtttccactgtgtgatgatcCATCCCAGTAGGCTCATAGCTCAGAGAAGTCaatggcgcttctggacactgttaacatagggcctccttttggcacagtacagttttatctggcatttgtggatgtaactacgtattgtggtacttggcAAGGGTTTGCCAAAGTgatcctgagcccatgtggtgatatcgcttatagatgaatgatgattcatGATGTAGTGAGGGATCTGAGATCATGATACTCCAGTTTAGGCTTGCTCCATTGTGCTTTACACCCTGAAATTCcttcagattccttgaatcttttaatgatgttatgcaccgttgaaggtgaaatatccaaatgtcttcctctctttctttgaggaacattgtttataaacatttcaataattttctcacatatttgttggcaaaataGTGATCTTTGGCCCATCTTTGCTACTAAAAGACTAGacttttcttggatgctgcttttgtaccaaatcataataaCAAACACCTGTTGACAatcatcacctgtttcaaattgcattatttttttaaccagtttacctgactactagccctaaattgctcctgtcccaacttttttgtaATGTGTTGTGGGTGTTGCGTCCCAGGacgtatttgtttctgttttgtatttttttcttttttttttctctctgcttTCTCTGGAGGTAATGACCGTCACCTGCTGCCACTTATGAACCGCTCCGTGATTGGAGGACGAGAAAAGCAGTGGGCATTTAAGTAGCAGTTCTCCACTAGAacagtgtgtttttctgtgtgtgtgtggaggctttgtttttgtgaggctttatatatctatatacatatttaGATTGATCCTTTAAGCATTACTTGTTGATTAGgagctttaatttgtttaagttctgTTGATGCTGTTGAGCATCTGATATAGCTTTTGCCTCAAACTCTTTTTGATTGtaagttaatttttgttttcaatactaCTTTGTTGTCCACTCTTTATTCTGTCTGGGATTGGGTTAGTAGGGGGGGGACGTGCCATTTTCCTTTTTGTAaccattttctcctgtttaagtTAGTAAGGGAGTGAGTAAGGgagtatttttgatgtatttttattttattttctttgataGATTATTCAGTTCTTCCCTTTCTCAGTTGAAgaacgtttgtttgttgttttggcttgaaGCCCCTCTtgaaggttttttttgtttgtttttggaacCCTCCCTTAttcctttaataaatattgttcatCTTTTTTCAAGTTGCATTTTCTTTGTTTAGTCCTTTGAGAAGTTGCTAATGGGAcctcactgctgacacacacacacaaaactccacTAATATTCTGTTGCATTCTTGTGTCCCCCTAGACAGAGTTGAGGGGAACTAACAGTGGGTCTGAATGACCGGAAAAGGTGtatattaacaaatgaaatgaagtaaataacatgaaattttttgtgtttatattatctgcaatgaaatacaagtcaaattaaatttaaaaaatcacaacttttttttttatttgcctttttcGTACAGTCccaacttttttcctttttttctttttttttttcatgttatgGGTTTTCCCCATCACAGACCGTTAAGCCAGATTTACAATCTTGTAGGCCAGTGATGAGCTACCATTCAGTGATAAGGAAATTATATGATATGGGGTCTTTGCACAAAAGTTAAACATACTAAAATATGAAATGTTTCAAAGCAGAGTAATTCTTTAACTATATAATGTTATGTTTGTTATAATAATGCCCGAGTATAATTTTACAAAACATCTAAAAGGCCATGTTTGACTCAAATCTAAAGAATGGAATGGGTGTCGTTTCCATTACCCATTGAGAGTTTTATAGATTATAAGTAGTGTTAAGTTATTAAATTACGGCACTAATACACTGCTGTGCCCCATCGTGCCATCTATGATAATGCTGCACCAAAACTTAAATGGAGATGCTGTGGATTAAATCACCAAGACCTTATGCAGCTGTAAAAATTACTACATATATGCTAATTATAGTGGTTTTAAGGGTGTCCGTGTCTATTATTTTTAAGCCCTTCCAGTAAATTCTCATGATGGCGAAATCACTTACTCAACTGTTCTTTGAGGGTGTGCCAAAGCAACAAGTAGACTGTCATTATGCTAATAAATAACATGTGACAtgactaacaaaacaaaaacatagctgAAGCTATTCAAATAACTCCCTCCAAAAGCCTGTGAACACGTTTTGGTAATTTGTGTGGTTACCTGATCTACAACTGTTAAGCCATTTCTTGAGTAAAATCCTCTATGTCTTGCAGAATCTTCACACTGTCACTGTAATTGCAGGCATTTAGGTACTCGCCCTGTTTTTAGCATTCAAAGTCATTTTGTAGTTGGTCTGTCAGCtgctaattatttatttggaCAACTACACAACAGAATCTGTTTCTGCCGACATTCTTTGGGACTGTTATTAAagggatagaaaaaaaaaatcaccatttactcaacatCAAGTGGTTTGaaattttctgtatttattttcttcGGTTGAACCCAATACAAGATATCCTGTCtggggttgtcaaaagtatcgagtttgATACTTTTTGGTATTTTTTAAAACGCCCATTTTGCACTAACATTTGTGTGTCTATTTAAATACTGCTGATtggaaaacagaaaaagaaaagctgcaTAGATCAGCTGATCTGTCAATGGGATGACGTACTCAGGATCTGCTGATGGACCGACTGatctacaagacttttgtctgtgtatctgtgtttgcacttggtaaaGAGTGGTAAGctaatgaccttcacagccaatcacagtcatttctgttgagtgtgtgaatACAATAgctaatcagcagtgtttaagtgctaaacagcgcttaaatgttagcgggaaatggatgctTTTAAAATTTTAGTACTGATTGAGCCAAAagacaaagctctcgatttaccagtcaatccatgttcctactctcacctatggtcatgagctttgggtcatgacccaaaggacaagatctctgatACAAGTAGCCGAAATTAGTTTTCtctcgcagggtggcagggcgcacccttatagatagggtgaggagttcTGTCACCCGGAAGGAGCtctgagtagagccgctgctcctccgcattgagagaagtcagctgaggtggcacttgtttcagatgcctcctggacgcctacctagggaggtgttacaggcatgtcccaccgggaggagacctcagggaagacccatgacacgctggagggactatgtctctcggctggcctgggaacgctgCGGGATCCCAccggagaagctggaggaagtgtctggggagagggaattctggagttctctcctaaggcTGCTGCCCctcgacccggccccggaaaatcagttaaaaatgaatgaatgaatgaatgaatgaatgagtaacagTTGGTACTGAacttgatacttttgacaaccttaTTCAGTGTTGGTAAAAACCgccgttgacatccatagtaaaaacaaaaaatattatgtataaGAGTACcttccattgtgttcaacagagtaaagaaactcaaactggtttgaaacaagttgaggatgagtaaatgattttgaggtaatctatccctttaaggatgGGAATCATATGTGTAATTTTTAGAAACCTTGGTTATCTTTCTTAGGTACCTATGATTAGGGTTGACAATAAATTCTGTGGGAACTCTGaagcaaacatttgtttttttctccttaGGAAAAAAGTGCACATATGGGATCAAGTGCAAGTTCTACCACCCAGAGCGCACTAATCAATCCCAACGTTCTCTGGCCGATGAGCTTCGGGAAAATGCCAGACTGTCTGGTTCTAAGGAGGACTGCAGAGTTTCCGAATCTCTAAGAGGCGTATACCCAAGAAACGACCCTGGATCCTGCTCTCCCTCCCTGGAGCAAGAACTGGAAAAGAAGCTGAGCTTGGAGCCCGAGAGCTCTAACAGCAGGGATGTCTTGCTCCACTACTGGGATGACATCATGTCCATAAAAAAGCCCTCAAATAGAGCACCGGTCGGACCACACAGTGCTTTGGAAGACAGAACCAGTCTGCATGCACCATATTCAAAAAACCCATCCATTTTCAGTTCCGACTCTGGGCTTGGATCCTTCGAAAGCCAATTTTCAGAGCAACCCCAGAGTTTTGATGAGTTGCACAGGATTAGATCTTGTCATCCCCCAATGCCTGATAATCCTGCGGTACCTGCTGGTGGCCAGCACTATTATAACAACATTAGTCATTTCTCCAGCCTTCAGCCAAATTACACTGCTTACAACTCTCTACCTCTGCCTAACCCTGTCCAGAATTACAGTCTTCCTGCTTGTGGTGGCTGGTCTTACCCATACTACTTACCACAGGTAACCGGTTTAGCAGAGCCTTTAACAAGTCATCGTTCACAAGGATCCGCCGGTGACTACAGAAGCCAGCAGCATTCAGCCATGACACAGTCCAACGCTTTCCAAGAGGAAAGGGAGGAGGTCAGGAAGAAGCTTTATGCCATTTTTAACCCACGTCATGTAAATAAAGTTATGGATATGTTCCCTCAGCTGAAAGATGCACAGCAGCTGGCTGCAGAAGTTCTCAAACTCAAATCCAGCGGAGAGTTCTTCTGATTGTTTGAAACTTGAGGATCACGGAAAAAGACTGCATGGCAGATCTCTTAAAAAGAGCGCACTCTCTAGAGGAATGCATGAAAATATTTACCTTAAGGGGTATAACAGCTTGAGCCTGAGGAAATTCCCTTAAAGAAACAGCCTTGCATTTTATTCTCAAAAGGGTTCATAGTTGCCTAAAACATACTTTGGCCATCTGCATTACGAAACAGTCAGTGAGTTCACTGTGGAAATCATGTAATGTTTGGTCTTCAGACAACCCAGTAGTACAGTACAGTGTAGTAGAGTATGGATCACCCTGATCAGGCTTGTTTCCACTGCCAGCTCTACCCTTACTTGGCAGGCAAGGTGTATGCCAGAAAGTTGCAATTGATGTAATTCTTACTCAAAAAAGAAAGCTGCATAGGCCGTTCACATAACACTCAACTTCACAAAAGTTTCAAATGTAGTTGCATGGCAAGTGTATGCAAATAGATAGACGAAGCAGTAAGCCATGAGCTTTCCACACAAGCCCAGCGACGGGTTGCTCCCCCCAACACCCACCCCTACAATACCCAATTTAGGGGCCCAGTGATGGGGTTGCTCCCTCCAACACCCAGCCTCATCCCCCTATTCACTTATGACATCGTTAATGTACCCCCAGCTTATCAGTTACAAGATCGTTAACGTCTCCTCCCCCTTCCCTCCCGGTACTGACGAGATCGCTAACGTCAACCGCCACCTATCCCTCCGCCTTCGGTCATCACCTTTTCTCGAGGGGGCCCCCATCAAATATTTGTGTATACTGTAGGGCCCAAAATTGCTAGTGACGCCCCTGGGTACAACCTCTGTTGTGCGAGATCAGGCATGTATAAGCTCGgtcccggagggccggtgtcctgcaaagtttagttccaaccccgattagacacacctgggctagctaatcaagcacttactagtctttccagaaacacccgtgcaggtgtgttgaggcaagttggagctaaaatctgcaggacaccggccctccaggaccgagtttggacacccctgtgctAGATACTCGTACGAAAATGTTCCAAATAAGTGGTACGGTACAATTAGCTATTTTGGTATCTCCGACAAGCGGAAGCGGAAATTAAAATCGGACTGTACCAAACCCTACTGTACAATTTGGTCTGTGGAAACAAGCCAGATAGTTAGTCTGCATAATACAGTGGACATGGAAGTTCTTGCCATTAGGAATCCACTAGCTGGTACTTGATGAACATTATCAAGGAAGGAAATGTCACTATCTTGTCCCAATAATCAAATACAAGTTTAGCACATGACTTCTGAGAGTGTAGCTTTTGACGTGTTCCTCTTTTCTGTGTTTTGGAGGTTTCTGAGAACTCTCACAAACCTAAATGACTTATCACACAGTACGTGTGGTAACTATGTATGACTACAATGTCAAATCTTTGTctagatgttgtttttttataggGGTTGATGCACATTGCGTCAATTGTTGCTCCTAATGTGTAGCAAACTGTACCTTGACGTAAAGGATACAGATTTAGTTCGAACCGAAGCTGATGTGTAACTTAAAAATAGTTGTAAGTAATTGCAGTTATTAATAACGACCAGtcctgttttttttaatgttcagggTTATTTTGTAGTTAATAAGTCTAGCTGCTAATTATTCATTCGAATCATCTCCACCTTAGAgtcattttaaaaaggaaaagatGTGCTTCCTTGTCTGCTATAGGCATTTTgcatattctgtttcagttattAGATATGGAAATCCCCTAAAATGATTTATGACCATACTTATTACTTTATTACAGACATTACGTCAACCTATTTGACTCcggtaagataaaaaaaaaaatgcaatgagtCACAGAGTACTAGACACTACATTTTAATTGTGCTTTAACGTTACATGGTCCTGTTTTGTAACTCCGAGCAAGTGGATTTTAGCAATTTCAATGTATAAAGGAGATCTTTCCTGCTATGCAAAATGTACTTTCTTTTCAACTCTTTGCACTAATTATACAGGCTTTACTTTTACGTGTCAGAAGACGTCAGAGTCTTAATataaaatgatgaaataaattTTAGATCACAGTTCAGCagaatgaaaattgtcatcattataataaattatgatgTTTAAATGTGCTGATATTATTATAATGCTTGACGTTTTGTGATACGACACTAATATTTTATCATCCATTTTCAATAGAGTTGGCTTTTGTGTTGCTATAACACTGTcgtgtgtttttgaaagtctgttGTTCATATTTAAAGACACTGACAGCGGTTTTTCATTTTGTTCCTGTTTTCTTTTATGAGAAGACGGCCTacgttttatttttgttaattattgcATCTGTTTGCAAAGATGTGCCATTTGCatgagtgttttttttatatatctttacaTAGATCTACTCTTCTGTATGTACATGAATGTTTATAACCTGCCAGTGCCTTATAATCATTAATGTGAACAGGAAAAAGAGTTCTCAGTGTTTTATTGGcaaatgcaataataaaaaaaagctattaaaatgtAGCTGTGGCTTTTTAATGCACAACATCTCACACAAGTTTACAAATACTACTAGATCCTTaaattgacagttcacccaaaaatatgcCATTATTAATCCAttctctacttgttccaaacctgttcaactttctttcttctgttgaacgcgaaggaagatattttgaagaatgctggaagccattgacttccacactttatttaaatgcagtggttcccaaagtaaaGGTTGGGACCCCCTGGGGGGTCACAAGACCATAAGGTTATTATgcatgttattaaactattagaattactgtGTTTTATACAGAACCTGCATAAgctaaaaatcatatttattagttacataaaaaaaacaacatgcagatAAAAAGCAATCAGCCTTTCAATAGtttttctattggattgcgacCTCTGAGGTTATTACGCTACATTAATGACATGCAatagtgttagttgcagcagatttattttacggcacaatgttaaactttgacacctttacggcactcacgtgcattaaaaataaaggcgACAGCTGAACAGAGGACGATCTCAAAGTGGCGGGCTCCAATAGTCCTGTACTGTAACAATTGTGCCCACCATTCTTATTAAGTCaggttaatattaaactaaacaaatgaataacgactataaaaatgatatggttgttagactgttgcacttttttgtgttgtcaattagctcgtttatatagttcctacaggtgtgtgtgtgcaatgtttgtgcTTATAACCACCTCCAAAAATAGTGGGGATTGTGAGTCACTGGAATTGCAGAGTTCAACACTAAGGATCTTTTAATAGATATTGGGttagtggttcagatttttacttgtcctgccaaaattttcactggccccaacaacaacaaaaaaaagttatttcttaGCTGCACTTTAAATAATGTgtccaaaatatatttaaaatgttaataaatgtgtaatgagcaaaattcaatgttttatgcaaacaaaaaagcagttttatagttctaaattaaaaaaaaaaaaaaaaaaaaagatggctgACTTGCCAAACTTGTTGGAAAACTGCgcaaaacatcacttcatttATTTTGTCGTTTTATACCAGGGCCAGATTAACCAATCGGCATtttgggcacaggcccaggggcccatGTGCACTTGGGGCCCCTGCAAGGGGGGGGGAAATgcagattttggagtgtctattcAGGCTAAGTGCAAATAACGCACCTCGTTCGAGCTATTTGagcgtagctcgtaaagcgcatggcaacatgttttgacacgatcgatCAATCACCAGTTCGGACCCAGCGTcagatgaacttttttttttttccccatgacATGTCAGATTGgaaatacattaatatatttaatagacaggaaatatttttgtttaaaaattaaaataatgaaaatgtgataGTCACAAGTGGCTCAAGGGTATTCAGTAAGATTTAGCCTATTTTATATGTGTATAAACAGCAtctaaatagttattttaaatattctataAACAGTTACTTCCCACCTGGTGTTAAATGTTAGCGACATCTTAATATAACTAATTTGTATTTACAATGAATaccctttaaaatatttattttaaatattgcttcagtgaacttgaacaagtataCTAAAAACCATAAATTTTCcctattattagttttattagtgtttttatcAATGTGTGCTATAATGCTTTAAGTAAACTCTGAAGACTATAAATATAAGTACTCTACatcacttattttaaaaatgcgggcaatacattatagattcattttatttaaagaaattatattattcttatttttttaattcaaatatagGGGTGCAGCTGGGTAGGGGGCCATACAAAAcaatgtgcccaggggcctctgaattcttaatccgggcctgtaTTGTACCCACCTAAATGTCTGCTTCCAAGGCATTAGAAACAGATGTTTTCTTTTAGTCTCATAATTTGATGTTTCCGCCATGTTGCCGTCTCTTCGTTGTTACCTCGTTACGGAAAAACATAACGTGCTCAAAATATCCAATCATAGGATATTTTTATAGGATATAGGATTATTCAATcaaagcaatatggtgtttacgACCTCACAGAGAATGTAGTATTTAAAGGCTACAAAGCACAAACTCTTtctcgggcagtccttattgttgagccctgaattttctttttttgggcagctgaaaagtttgggaacctctttttaatgtacaattcactctattaacaaaccatttttaTCTTATAAGACTTTTATCTCAATAATCTACTAGttaactgcttattaatagttcgTATGGTAGTGGTTGGGTTAAGGTATTGAGTAGGATTAATGTTGTAGAATATGATTATACCttgtaagtgctaataaacagttcatatcttaaagctggaaataagccagtagtaaattaGTTACTTAAAGTGTTCATTGGCAAGCAGTTTCACTATAAATACACTCAACACACTCTTAATTAGAGATGCTTGCagcaacaaccacaacaacaacaacaacaacatgtctGATTTCCCAGCTGAAAAAAAagagcttaaaccaggctggttttagaggggttttggccatttccaggctattttcgagccatttccagcctggttttggctgttcaggctggaaaatgatcagctaaaaccagcttgaccagcctggtttaagctggacatggcTAGTCTGATTTTAATTGGCTAGTCATCCCCCATAATGGTCATCTACCATCTCCATAAtggccaaaacccatctaaaaccaggctggttgactagctaaaaccagccaaagctgtttaagcagtttttttcaccagggtttagaaaatatttagcctaatgtttgaaaaaaaaaaaaaaaaaaaagctgaagaaGATCTCACAGAAAGTTTATTTAGCATCCTCAGCTcaaacattttacattgtttaaaatgCAGTTGCTCGTTGGACTTCA
This region includes:
- the LOC130243667 gene encoding endoribonuclease ZC3H12A, giving the protein MQSRCFHQPTGLGQDPHDLLNLQMKVDFFRKLGYSPQEVKAALRKLGLGTDTNAVLGELVRSGAKAVPSSVSDSDDGGSGLSHRGGGSSRGQGSKLDDTTEAESDLKPIVIDGSNVAMSHGNKEVFSCRGIELAVGYFLDRGHRSITVFVPSWRKEQPRPDVPISDQHILGELERKKFLVFTPSRRVGGKRVVCYDDRFIVKLAHDLDGIIVSNDTYRDLQSERPEWKRFIEERLLMYSFVNDKFMPPDDPLGRHGPNLDNFLRKKTMLIDHKRQLCPYGKKCTYGIKCKFYHPERTNQSQRSLADELRENARLSGSKEDCRVSESLRGVYPRNDPGSCSPSLEQELEKKLSLEPESSNSRDVLLHYWDDIMSIKKPSNRAPVGPHSALEDRTSLHAPYSKNPSIFSSDSGLGSFESQFSEQPQSFDELHRIRSCHPPMPDNPAVPAGGQHYYNNISHFSSLQPNYTAYNSLPLPNPVQNYSLPACGGWSYPYYLPQVTGLAEPLTSHRSQGSAGDYRSQQHSAMTQSNAFQEEREEVRKKLYAIFNPRHVNKVMDMFPQLKDAQQLAAEVLKLKSSGEFF